The Capsicum annuum cultivar UCD-10X-F1 chromosome 1, UCD10Xv1.1, whole genome shotgun sequence sequence aaaaaaaaaaaaaacgaattcTTTTGAGACAGAAAAAGTACTAAGtcattaatttagtttatttagaaaGGTAAAATCACTATGCTGAATAGGAAGAGATTAAGAATCGAACCATTAATTGAACGTTGTAGTCTCAAAGTCTCTTTTAGGATTGTAACATGTGCTCGCTATTAAAAGTGATTTCAGTTTCAACATTCGAACTGAAGTCTTTTATTAGAAATTAATTGAGTCCGAAAATAAATATCAAAGACTCCTTTGTTCTTTCCTGATTTTATAAAATGTTGAGGCAAAATAAAGTTTAGAAAGGTAAAATTTGTTGGATAATGTGAACATTCTGCTTATGCAAGACCTACGAGAAGGCTAGGATGACTCGTGTTTGAGTCATGATCAAACATGATGCTTGGTTGGTGAACTCGATTAAGAAATAAAATTGTGCCTTTACTATCAATTATATCTGATGTTAACTCGGTCCTAACAAAATTGATTGGTTAACTAATGGGAGGAGGTTCAAAATTTGACCATTAAATGTTATCGCTCTAAAGTCTCACTTTAGAGTAAAACACATCCATAAATATGATGATATTCAAACTAAAGTCTTTAATTAAAAACTAATCAAATTCTAAAAGAAATATCAGACTACGTTATCTTCACAATGTTTAATATATTTTCTTGAATCCTTATATATACAATTAGAATCCACTTAGCTTGATTGATGGAAAAGTAACTaatgattaatattttaatttgaaaaagaaaaggtatAAAGAAAATGTGAAAAGGCAATTAttcaattttgtcttaatttatttGGTTTATAGTATATTCAAAACAAACTAATGATCACTAGAACAAGTTGATATAGGAAAGGAATTCCTTGTCTACACTTTAAATATCTTAATCAAACAATCAACATCTACCAAGTTTTTATTAATTACTTACCATGTAGGCATCATACCTCTAGAATGTTCTTCAATACTTTTCTACCCAAAAGCATCAATTATTAAGGAGAAAAAACCttcttgtttgaaaacacctgaTGTCGATTATATTGAGAGTTATGATTCACGAAAGTGCATGTTATGCAAGTTAGTTACGTGGCATTAAACAAAGTTCATTTAAAAGCAAATTTCGACTGCTCTCTTAAAGTACCAAAACTCAATAACATTGATAACAACTATAATCGCTTACAATATAAAATACTGAACCTCAAAACATATATATCATATGTGAATCAAAcatgaaatgaaaaataaattaaagaaaaacatgTTCTTGTTCTCCTTCATTATTAAAAACCTTGTTGTTTAAAAATATCCGATGTCAATTATATCGAGAGTCATAATTCATAAAATGCATGTCATGTAAGTTAGTTACTTGGCATTAGACAAAGGTCATTCAAAAGCAAATTTCGACTACTTTCTTAAAGTACCAAAATTTTATAAGATTAATCACACCTACAATCGCTTATAATATAAAATACTGAAGctcaaaacatatatatatatatcaaataaaaaatatattaaagaaaACATGTTTTGTTCTCTTTTAACATTAGATAAAGAGACCACTTGcttaattttttgataaagtaaTCCATCATACACTACATAAAAATAGCATCTTCATGAAACTAGTAAAAATTTACACTTaatatcaatcatatttttatatttttctttaattttattttttttacaattatttaCATATGATGATATTACATATCACTCCTTTGAGAGGGGCTTCTCCAAAATCCAGCTCCATGAAATTTACTCCACATTTCCTTCTCTAATGCCACCACATCCTTATCTGACTTCAAGCTAGTTCCGCTGTAAACCGCCGTCAATGTGGTGGCGCCGCCACTGCCACCACCACCGTCGTTGAATGGATGAATTGATAGCTCGAATTCGTCTTTTTCTAAAATGCCTTTCTTGATTATCCGTCGCCGGCGTTTTCGCCGGAGAACTTTCCGGCAAAGACCCGCCGGAAGTTTGTATACGGCGAGTACGAGGAGGTTAACTAAACCACAtggacaacaacaacatacgGCGGCGCACTCCGCCGCCGTACCACCGGCGACCTCTGCAAATCGCGCTTTGCGGACCCCACCTCGTGATGACGTGTCCTGTCCGGATAATAGTGGTTGTCTTCGTCGGGCAAATGATGGTGCTCGAAGTACTATTTGCTTCGTCATTAATAACGAATGTCTCTAAACTGAATGTGCGAAAACGACTTGAATATACGATGGATTTAAATTTCCCTcccaaatataatttaattttttttcccctTGTGGAAAATTGAGCTAACAATTCCTCGCCGGAAAAACAAGAATCCCCCTTGCCGGAAAATCAAGAAAGCAACCCTTTGTCGGATAATCAAGAAAGCAACCCCTCACCGGATAATTAAGCAGCTCCTTGCCGGAAAATCAAGAAACGACAACCAGCCGGAAAATGAAGCAGCCCCTTGCCTGGAAATTAAGCAAGCAACCCTTTGGCGGATAACTAAGCCGGCAGGATCCCTTCGCCGGAGAATCAAGAATTCCTCGCCGGAAAATTAAAAGCAAGCAACCCCTTCGCCGGATAATTGAGCAGCCACTTACAGAAAATTAAGCAACCGATCCCTCGCCAGAAAATTAAGCAAGCAACCCCTTCGCCGGATAATTGAGCAGTCCCTTGCCGGAAAAACTCAGCAAACGACCCCTCGCCGGAAAATCAAGAAGTCACTTGCCGGAAAAATTGAGAGAACCCCCACCCAACCAAATTAGATTTGAATTGGGTGGTTGTGAGGGTGGTGGAGGAAGGAGGAGGAAATGTACGTCAATGGTGAATAAAGAGACATTTGTAAGCACAAAAGTTCAAATCAAATATGTaagcaaaacataaatatatgtgAGCTTAAGCTTATGCTTCTCCTACACTTTTgctatttctttctattttttttttataattctaaCAATAATAAATACTATTAAATTTGTCTACAAATATTTAATACATTTAGACAAAAATGTTGAAATAATTGATTGGGATTGTGTGAATGAGTATGCGGAGGAGAGAAAAATGTGGAGATTTGAAGGGTGGGAAGGAGGAGACTTGGTCTTAAATTTATAAAGAAAGAGGTGTACTAGAATGGCGGGAAAGTTAACCGTATCCTATAATATTTAGGGATGAATATagatttattgaaaaaatataatcatTTCGGAATTAAGAGTAAGGACAATGGAGGGAGGAAGTattattatcaaaattttattttaagataatGACCAAAAAACATTAAGAGAtttgttttgttgtaatttacgTTGCATTATTGATTTATAATTATGGTGTTTAATTTAActtgagtgtattttgaatcgtTTTAGAGGTATACGTTTCTTTTACTAGCAATATACTATGTATCATATCCAATAATATTTGGAGAGATTAGAAGTATTCACCTAATATTTATAATCTTACTAAAGTCTAAAGATTGAATCTGAAATCTCGTGATGTTACTCCATTGATTATTAGATCATCGCCTTGATGCACTATTGACAACATCTTCTTTTGGTCTATTAAAAACAATCGATACATTTTGTATATTAGaaagtaatttatttttgaattttaatttcacccttaatattatgatttttatagccAAATAAATGTTATGACATATTTAGGTCACAAATTAAAAGCTCGTGTCTTTACAACCAAATTTGTTGAGTGTATGGAGTATATTAAAATGCAATTAGATGGTTGAGATTTCACTTTCCTTTTCCTATGATTTGCCCAATCAGGTCTTGAGAATGAAAGCTTCTTGATAAAAGATACTTTATTCTCGATATTTTATTTACCTAACGTGAACCAAAATTAACCGGCTCTATGACTTATTTGAGATACTAGCTAGAATTGAAGggtaaattatgaaaaagaaacaATGTACTAAagaaatctatatataaaattaagataaaCATTATTGATTTGacataaacttaaaatataaataagtttTATTTACATCTCACCCACCCCATCCGGGGGTCAGGAGGGTCGAGGGTATCCAGATTAGGGGACAAGAATACGTGTGAAAATTCATTTGGAAAGGAAGATAATGAATGAACTAAAATCCCTGGTCCCTCCAAGTTGTTTTAGGGCTATATaccatgaactaaaaaaaaagaaaattgaataaatcataatttaatacaattaaatttctCTATAATACTCATCCTTTGTAATTATATTTCACAATAATAGGAGTATATTTCTGAGAAATTGATCTTTCAGtatgttatattatataaaagataaataatatcCCAAAAAACGATAACGTTATAAGGAGATACCTCAAATCTAAGTTGTCTTGTTACCACATGCAGGATACTACAATGTTTGTTACTAATTGTTAAAGATATTTGTACTCTTAATTAagcaaaaaaaatttatgtatttgcaaaatcaaatgaaaaaacaCTTCACTTTTGAGTTAATTAAGAGAAAGTTGGTGTTTTTGTGCTAATCATCTTTTGATAACTCTTCTAATTAATGTAATTACCAGACAAGATCAGATGATGGATTTGGAAATTACTTTACTATTATATAATAATGGACAATGATTGAGCTTTGCTAGTCTAGATCAAAAGCGGGAGACGGttataaaaatttattcatattaGATGTttattatgaatcaaataaatatataatatgggTTTGTACATGCACGTCTGTCATTCCCTCGTAACTAAATATCATACATTATACTATATTAAGTTAGTTGACAGGAATAAGTGAAATTGATTTGATgtaaatatgagataaataaCTTTAATGTACAAAAAAATGCCAaaagaaaagcacaaaaataatttagatcgtttgatagagtgtacAAGTATAATGATGAATATGATTTTTTAGTAATACTTGAATTAGTAATATTGGTATTagttatacttgcattagttatgctgacattatttcttatacactatttggtttgatatattaaaaataatatatcttgtataatttttattttttaaaaaattttgttgacAAAACTACCCTCTACATTTCCTCCAACAATTTctcaaacaaatccaaaacttaAAAATCCAAATCCTTCTTTCCCAAATTTATAAcctccaaaacaaaaaaaaaaaattcatatccaGACCTCAATTACAAAACATAATCCTAGTTTCCTATTTATGCTCGATACAAATATGAAGAGATTGTTGGCATTAGATATTTGAGATGTACAAACACTAAATACTTGGTACAACAACCTCCATTAGCCCACACTACTttacataatttgcaaaatcaatGACTTTTGGCCATGAAATTGGATCTCCTTCGATTCAATCATCATCTtttacaataaaattaaaattatctatTCACTACTATTATCATCGTAAGATTTAGGGCTTATAAACTGTCGAATTCGAAAAGATATTTGCAACTATGATAAGGTACATAAGGAGAAAATCAGAGTCAAAGATGAAATCAATTGAGCTTAAAATTCCACCTGAACGTACACAAACTATAACGAGAGCAATATTGAGGGAAAAGTGTTGATGGAAGAAAGACTTGGGAAATGTTCTAGTATGGCTTTGAAGggcaaatttatcatttattaagtTAATACATATGTTAAAACACTTGGTATTATTAATACATAGGAAATGATGGGTATTAGATATTAATAACATATATCTTAATACATAAAAGTGTGTATAACTATTATACCAAACAAAGTATTAAtaacacacaaaaataatttatgcattacTTTTTTTAATACATTTTTCCAAACGATCCCTTAAAGAAGAAAACCTCCTCTTATTTTCTATTcctaaaaattatatgaaaaaagtgAGAACTTatgtaatttttcaaaataataatctaaaaacaTCTACTCTAAttttggtggatagagttactttATATTGACGAGGGGTATAGAGTATTCTGTACAATTAATCAAAGTACGAATACGCTAGCTTAAATaccacaattataaaaaatataaaatctttttcttatttgacctttgaaaattgaaaagaattatAAG is a genomic window containing:
- the LOC107854830 gene encoding uncharacterized protein LOC107854830, translated to MTKQIVLRAPSFARRRQPLLSGQDTSSRGGVRKARFAEVAGGTAAECAAVCCCCPCGLVNLLVLAVYKLPAGLCRKVLRRKRRRRIIKKGILEKDEFELSIHPFNDGGGGSGGATTLTAVYSGTSLKSDKDVVALEKEMWSKFHGAGFWRSPSQRSDM